The following proteins are co-located in the Fluviicola sp. genome:
- a CDS encoding aspartate carbamoyltransferase catalytic subunit, with the protein MEHLSVDHLVGIRDLTRQDIELIFKTADSFKEVINRPIKKVPSLRDITIANLFFENSTRTRLSFELAEKRLSADVVNFSASSSSVKKGETLIDTVNNILSMKVDMVVMRHPNPGAAKFLSERTNTCVINAGDGTHEHPTQGLLDAFSIRERLGSVEGKKVVIVGDILHSRVALSNIYTLQKLGAEVMVCGPTTLIPKYIDTLGIKVEHNLRRALEWCDVANMLRIQLERQDIQYFPSLREYSMQYGLNKEILDSLDKEIIVMHPGPINRGVEITSDVADSKQSIILQQVENGVAVRMAVIYLLAAKIGR; encoded by the coding sequence ATGGAGCATTTAAGTGTTGATCATTTAGTTGGAATTCGAGACTTGACTCGTCAGGATATCGAATTGATCTTTAAAACTGCCGATAGTTTTAAGGAAGTTATTAATCGACCGATCAAAAAAGTTCCTTCCCTTCGTGATATTACGATTGCCAATCTCTTTTTTGAGAATTCAACACGTACACGCCTTTCCTTTGAGTTGGCGGAAAAACGTCTTTCAGCAGATGTTGTCAACTTTTCTGCAAGCTCCAGTTCGGTAAAAAAGGGAGAAACACTCATCGATACCGTAAACAACATTCTTTCCATGAAAGTGGATATGGTGGTGATGCGCCATCCGAATCCGGGAGCAGCAAAATTCCTTTCGGAAAGAACCAATACCTGTGTGATCAATGCCGGCGACGGTACGCACGAACATCCTACCCAGGGATTACTGGATGCTTTTTCGATCCGTGAGCGATTGGGTTCCGTAGAAGGAAAAAAAGTGGTGATTGTTGGAGATATCCTGCATTCACGCGTGGCTTTGTCCAATATTTACACCCTTCAGAAATTAGGTGCAGAGGTCATGGTTTGCGGACCAACGACCCTGATCCCGAAATACATCGATACCCTTGGAATCAAGGTGGAACACAACCTGAGAAGAGCTTTGGAATGGTGCGATGTAGCAAATATGCTGCGCATTCAATTGGAAAGACAGGATATTCAGTACTTCCCGAGTTTGCGCGAATATTCCATGCAATACGGGTTGAACAAAGAAATACTCGATAGCCTGGACAAGGAAATTATCGTGATGCACCCGGGACCAATTAACCGCGGAGTGGAAATTACTTCCGATGTAGCGGATTCAAAGCAATCCATTATCCTTCAGCAAGTTGAGAATGGGGTAGCGGTGCGAATGGCAGTGATTTATTTGTTGGCTGCAAAGATCGGGCGCTAA
- the pyrR gene encoding bifunctional pyr operon transcriptional regulator/uracil phosphoribosyltransferase PyrR yields MEKQVILDEQQVQLTMNRLAYQLIENHDDFSNTVLIGLQPRGIFVLERLKEILENVRGEKVTCGQLDITFYRDDFRRREKPLIPNVTNIDFTIEGKNVVLIDDVLYTGRTIRSGLDALMAFGRPLRVELMVLIDRRFQRDLPIQADYVGKAVDTLDSERVTVEWKSSEGKDKIVLYTPE; encoded by the coding sequence ATGGAAAAGCAAGTCATTTTAGATGAACAGCAGGTTCAGTTAACCATGAACCGTCTTGCTTATCAATTAATCGAAAATCACGACGACTTCTCAAATACCGTATTGATCGGCCTGCAGCCGAGAGGAATTTTTGTGCTCGAAAGGCTGAAAGAAATCCTGGAAAATGTGCGCGGAGAAAAAGTAACCTGCGGTCAGCTGGATATCACTTTTTACCGGGATGATTTCCGCAGACGGGAAAAACCGCTGATCCCGAACGTGACCAACATTGATTTTACGATCGAAGGAAAGAACGTGGTATTGATAGACGACGTACTTTACACCGGAAGAACGATCCGTTCCGGATTGGATGCCCTGATGGCTTTCGGCCGGCCGCTTCGTGTGGAATTGATGGTGCTGATCGACCGGAGATTTCAGCGCGATCTGCCAATTCAGGCGGATTACGTGGGAAAAGCAGTCGATACGCTGGATTCAGAGCGCGTAACCGTGGAGTGGAAAAGCAGCGAAGGAAAAGATAAAATTGTATTGTATACACCCGAATAA
- a CDS encoding translation initiation factor: MSKKNNKGRVNVVYSTNPDFSYDFEENEEAETLEPAKQLLYVSLDKKQRAGKEVTLVEGFVGTDEDLKELGKMLKSKCGVGGTAKDGEIIIQGSFRDKVIELLTKEGYKTKRKGG; this comes from the coding sequence ATGAGTAAGAAAAACAATAAAGGACGGGTAAATGTAGTGTATTCCACGAACCCGGATTTCTCGTACGATTTTGAAGAAAATGAAGAGGCCGAAACGTTGGAACCTGCCAAACAATTGCTGTATGTTTCTTTGGATAAAAAACAACGTGCGGGAAAGGAAGTGACTTTGGTTGAGGGATTTGTAGGAACTGACGAAGATCTGAAAGAATTGGGAAAAATGCTCAAATCCAAATGCGGAGTAGGAGGAACTGCTAAAGACGGGGAAATTATTATTCAGGGATCTTTTCGCGATAAAGTCATTGAATTATTGACAAAAGAAGGTTATAAAACCAAGCGAAAAGGAGGATAA
- a CDS encoding glycerophosphodiester phosphodiesterase family protein: MNSKFGIALSVLVLLSCKKHKDLYPDVVIGGHACAGLHISSSNYHDNSLEAYKYARSFEKVQMVEVDAQLSLNGTLWLFHDPELSEESTGSGYIPQKEDGYLSGLKYKSLEKEQLIRLTDLPADLKGIRLLIDLKESDGTEIGVVDSTRVIDALKQAKQYFYNGNLAIVTNSRRFVPTIKGLGFEVYYNSVDADQFLSYSDNNLSAGAVFRNSDIDISDVNAVKSLGKDVILYDVRSPNGIRSALDKNPTYLLTDDIKATLIEKYK, encoded by the coding sequence ATGAATTCTAAATTCGGCATAGCACTTTCGGTTTTGGTGCTTCTTTCCTGCAAGAAACACAAAGACTTGTATCCGGATGTCGTGATCGGTGGCCATGCCTGTGCGGGACTTCATATTTCCAGCAGTAATTACCACGATAACAGCCTGGAAGCCTACAAATATGCACGGAGTTTCGAAAAAGTACAGATGGTCGAAGTAGATGCGCAGTTATCGCTTAACGGTACTTTGTGGCTGTTCCACGATCCGGAATTAAGTGAAGAATCCACAGGATCGGGGTACATTCCGCAAAAAGAAGACGGATATTTATCCGGGCTGAAATACAAATCGCTGGAAAAAGAACAATTAATCCGCTTAACAGATCTCCCTGCCGATCTGAAAGGAATTCGTTTACTGATCGATTTGAAAGAGTCGGACGGAACAGAAATCGGTGTGGTAGATTCTACCCGTGTTATAGATGCCTTAAAACAGGCAAAACAGTATTTTTACAACGGAAATCTGGCAATCGTGACCAATTCCAGGAGGTTTGTCCCTACGATCAAAGGATTGGGCTTTGAGGTGTATTACAATTCGGTAGATGCGGATCAGTTTTTAAGCTATTCCGACAACAACTTATCAGCAGGCGCGGTTTTCCGGAATTCGGATATTGATATTTCCGACGTAAATGCGGTTAAATCACTTGGAAAAGACGTAATATTATACGATGTTCGTTCTCCGAACGGAATCCGGTCGGCGTTGGATAAAAATCCAACCTATTTACTGACCGATGACATTAAAGCGACACTAATAGAAAAATACAAATGA